In Carya illinoinensis cultivar Pawnee chromosome 9, C.illinoinensisPawnee_v1, whole genome shotgun sequence, the following are encoded in one genomic region:
- the LOC122275480 gene encoding uncharacterized protein LOC122275480, translating into MILLFLSSFIRNMTHSLVPSPSLFKKKKYFKVFTGCIKDWKALAKWSPSNGGLDYLQEWAGSCTVEATRTRSAPVFYVDLESRKRVSLPFSIFIDYRKQQKQKTKCGTDDEPKEHASELCSWGPKMLVEKDYGVARENCSFPPFVFFFFFDFVSFFCLSFSFCFFLIHADMASLRSSLAQNLLPVAEL; encoded by the exons ATGATTCTCTTATTTCTCTCTTCCTTTATCAGGAATATGACTCACTCTCTAGttccttctccctctctcttcaaaaaaaaaaaatattttaaggtaTTTACTGGATGCATCAAGGATTGGAAAGCCTTGGCTAAGTGGAGTCCATCGAATGGTGGCCTCGACTATTTGCAG GAATGGGCAGGGTCGTGTACTGTGGAGGCAACGCGAACAAGATCTGCACCTGTCTTTTATGTTGATCTAGAAAGTCGCAAGAGG gtTTCATTACCATTTTCTATCTTCATTGATTATCGTAAGCAACAGAAGCAAAAAACAAAGTGTGGTACAGACGACGAGCCTAAAGAGCATGCTTCTGAACTCTGCAGTTGGGGTCCAAAAATGCTAGTTGAGAAGGATTACGGCGTCGCGAGGGAGAACTGCAGTTTCcctccttttgttttctttttcttctttgatttcGTAAGCTTTTTCTGTCTTtcatttagtttttgtttttttttaattcacgCGGACATGGCATCCCTGCGCAGCTCTCTTGCGCAAAATCTCCTACCTGTAGCGGAATTGTAA